A single Oryza brachyantha chromosome 8, ObraRS2, whole genome shotgun sequence DNA region contains:
- the LOC102715412 gene encoding malate dehydrogenase, chloroplastic, which produces MASAVTISSAGAQAGLISKPRNHGFTSYSGLKAASSISFESASSFLGRNASLRASVAPRIVPKAKSSSQISPEASYKVAVLGAAGGIGQPLGLLIKMSPLVSALHLYDIANVKGVAADLSHCNTPSQVLDFTGPSELANCLKGVDVVVIPAGVPRKPGMTRDDLFNINASIVKSLVEAVADNCPEAFIQIISNPVNSTVPIAAEVLKQKGVYNPKKLFGVTTLDVVRANTFVAQKKNLNLIDVDVPVVGGHAGITILPLLSKTRPSVTFTDEETEELTKRIQNAGTEVVEAKAGAGSATLSMAYAAARFVESSLRALAGDPEVYECTYVHSELTELPFFASRVKLGKNGVESIISADLEGVTEYEAKALEALKPELKASIEKGVEFVHKQQTAAASA; this is translated from the coding sequence ATGGCATCAGCTGTTACCATCAGCTCAGCTGGTGCTCAGGCTGGCCTGATCTCAAAGCCAAGGAATCATGGCTTCACAAGCTACAGTGGCTTAAAGGCAGCATCATCCATTAGCTTTGAATCAGCGTCATCATTCCTGGGTAGGAATGCATCTCTTCGGGCATCTGTTGCTCCAAGGATTGTGCCAAAGGCGAAGTCAAGCTCTCAAATTTCTCCTGAGGCTTCATACAAGGTGGCAGTACTTGGTGCCGCTGGTGGTATTGGTCAACCATTGGGGCTTTTGATTAAGATGTCTCCTCTGGTCTCAGCTCTGCATCTGTATGATATTGCAAATGTCAAGGGAGTTGCTGCTGATCTCAGCCACTGCAACACACCTTCTCAGGTTCTGGACTTCACTGGGCCGTCGGAATTAGCCAACTGCTTGAAAGGTGTGGATGTTGTTGTCATCCCTGCTGGGGTCCCAAGGAAGCCAGGCATGACTCGGGATGACCTTTTTAACATCAATGCGAGCATTGTCAAGTCGCTTGTTGAGGCTGTTGCAGACAATTGTCCAGAGGCCTTCATCCAGATTATCAGCAACCCAGTAAACTCCACTGTTCCAATTGCTGCTGAGGTTCTGAAACAGAAGGGGGTCTACAATCCCAAGAAGCTCTTTGGAGTTACTACTCTAGATGTTGTCAGAGCTAACACATTTGTTGCACAGAAGAAGAACCTCAACCTCATCGATGTCGATGTCCCAGTTGTCGGTGGTCATGCTGGGATTACAATTCTCCCGCTGCTGTCAAAGACCAGGCCATCTGTCACGTTTACAGATGAGGAAACTGAAGAGCTGACAAAGAGGATACAGAATGCTGGAACAGAGGTGGTGGAGGCGAAAGCTGGTGCTGGATCCGCTACCCTCTCCATGGCATATGCTGCTGCTCGATTTGTCGAGTCTTCTCTTCGTGCACTGGCGGGTGACCCTGAAGTTTACGAGTGCACATACGTCCATTCTGAGTTAACTGAGCTGCCATTCTTTGCATCCAGAGTTAAGCTAGGAAAGAACGGTGTCGAGTCCATCATTTCTGCTGACCTTGAGGGAGTGACCGAATACGAGGCCAAGGCACTTGAAGCATTGAAGCCTGAGTTGAAGGCCAGCATC